Within the Candidatus Effluviviaceae Genus I sp. genome, the region ATCTCGATGTCCTCGGCCTTCGGGATGACGACCTTCTCCGTCATGTGGCCGACGCACTCGTCCATCATCACGAGCACGGGCAGGCGGTACTTCTCGGAGAGGTTGAAGGCCGTGATGACCTGCTCGAAGGCCTCCTGGGGCGACGACGAGGAGAGCGCGATGATCTCGTAGTCACCGTGCGAGCCCCACCTCGCCTGCATCATGTCGGCCTGTCCGGGAAGCGTGGGAAGGCCGGTGGAGGGGCCGCCACGCTGGACGTTGACGATGACCGTCGGCACCTCCATCATGAGGCCGAGGCCGATGTTCTCCATCATGAGCGAGAAGCCCGGCCCCGACGTCACGGTCATCGTCTTCGCGCCGGCCCACGATGCGCCGAGGATCGCGGCCACCGACGCGATCTCGTCCTCCATCTGCACGAAGAGCCCGCCGACCGCGGGGAACCTCGCCGCGATGCGTTCGGCCACTTCGGTGGACGGTGTGATCGGGTAGCCGGCGAAGAAGCGGCAGCCGGCGGCCAGCCCGCCCTCGGCCGCGGCGTGGTCGCCGTCCAGGTAGTGCTCGCCCGTGAGGACGCCCTTGGGTTCGGCCGTCGTCATGCGGCGCCCTCCTCCTTCTTTGCGTCTCCGTCCGCCGCATCGTCCTGCTCCACGCAGAAGATGGCGAACTCGGGGCAGAGAAGCTCGCACAGCCCGCAGTCCAGGCACACGCTCCCTGGCTTCACCGTCGGGTAGTGGTAGCCCTTGGCGTTGAAGTCCTCGGACATCTCGAGCACGTGGCGCGGGCAGTACTCGACGCAGAACCGGCAGCCCTTGCAGCGCTCCACGACGATGTGGATCTCGCCGTACGGGATCTTGATGCGGTCG harbors:
- a CDS encoding 2-oxoacid:acceptor oxidoreductase subunit alpha encodes the protein MTTAEPKGVLTGEHYLDGDHAAAEGGLAAGCRFFAGYPITPSTEVAERIAARFPAVGGLFVQMEDEIASVAAILGASWAGAKTMTVTSGPGFSLMMENIGLGLMMEVPTVIVNVQRGGPSTGLPTLPGQADMMQARWGSHGDYEIIALSSSSPQEAFEQVITAFNLSEKYRLPVLVMMDECVGHMTEKVVIPKAEDIEIVPRKLYRGAKGTYRPYEPDKDMIPWMARAGDGHRFHTTGLTHDERGYPVMSAECQEKCVHRLVDKIRSRADDIVVLEEEATDGADVVVVSYGISCRVAVPAIERARAEGLRVGSLKLVTVWPFPETRIKELARTAKAFVVPELNYGQMCYEVERCAAGQARTILVPHGGGWVHDPTSIYEAIREGAR
- a CDS encoding 4Fe-4S dicluster domain-containing protein, with product MPHDLRPTPGSARPKYWRKPLDADRIKIPYGEIHIVVERCKGCRFCVEYCPRHVLEMSEDFNAKGYHYPTVKPGSVCLDCGLCELLCPEFAIFCVEQDDAADGDAKKEEGAA